GCCGTACGTCGCGCGCTGCCTCCCAGTCCCCTGCCAGCGCCGCGACCACCGAGCGAGCCTGCTCGTAGCCGGTCGCCAGCAGGAACGTCGGAGCCCGGCCGTACGACTTCGCGCCGACGGCGTAATAGCCGGGCTCCGGGTGCTGGAGCTGGTCCGCACCGTGCGGAGGCACCGTGCCGCAGGAGTGCTGGTTGGGGTCGATCAGCGGCGCCAGCTCTCGCGTCGATCCGAGGATCGGGTCCAGGTCCAGCCGCAGCTCACCGACCATCTCGTGGTCGGGGCGGAAGCCGGTGGAGTTCACGATCGTGTCCACGACGACCCGGCGCTCGCCGGCAGCCAGCTCGGCGCGGCCGTCCGCCGTACGGGAGATCGACTCGATCCGGAAGCTGCTCACCAGCTCCACCAGGCCCGACTGGACGAGCTTCCTCAGCCGGGCACCGAGCGCGCCGCGGGCCGGGAGTTCGTCGGCGTCGCCTCCGCCGTAGGTCCGCGCCTGGTCCTGTCCCCGAACCACCCACAGGATCTCGGTGCCCGGCTCGTTCTCGGCCAGCTCGCCGAGTTCGAGCAGCGTCGTGGCGGCCGAGTGGCCCGCTCCGACGACCGCCGTACGACGGCCTGCGAAGCGCTCACGGTCGCGCCCGAAGACGTCCGGGAGCGCCGTCTCGATAGCGTCGGCCAGCTCGGTCTCACCGCGGGCCGGGATTCCCGAGCCACCGAGCACGTTCGGCCGGCGCCACGTGCCGGCGGCGTCGATCACCGCGGCCGCGAGCAGCTCTTCGCCGTCAGCCAGTCGGACCAGGAAGGGCGCGTCCTCGCGGCCTGCCGTACGGACGCGGTCGAAGCCGACCCGGGTCACGGCGACCACCTGGGCGCCGTACTGGATCCTGTCCGCGAGCTGCGGCGACTTCGCCAGCGGCGCCAGGTAGGAGTCGATCAGGTCGCCGCCGGTCGGCAGGTCGTCGAGGTTCGGCTCGATCCAGGACGTCTGTTCGAGCAAGCGGCGCGCGGCGCCGTCGATGTCGTAGCGCCAAGGGCTGAACAACTTCACGTGCCGCCACTCGTCGATCGCCGCGGCCACCCCCGGGCCGGACTCCAGTACGACGAACTCCAGCCCACGCTCCGCCAGCTGAGCCGCAGCGGCCAACCCCACCGGGCCGCCACCGATGACGACAACCGGCAGGTCCTTCGATGCAACGCTCATGAGTCTGTCTCCACAACTTCCTGAGTTGATGATCGTCTAATCAACGAACCCCACCTTGCCTCTTGATTAGACGTAAGTCAAGATAGATGTATGTCAAAACAGCAGCTGTCCCTCGAACCCGTCGGCGGGTGCTGCGTCCCGATCATGGACGCGGCCCTCGACGGTGCCGCCGCGGCCGAGGGTGCATCGGTGTTCAAGGCGCTGGCCGACCCGATCCGGCTGCGGCTGATGTCGATCATCGCCTCGGCCGCCGACGAGGTCTGCGTCTGCGACCTCACGCCCCAGTTCGACGTGTCCGGCCCGACGATCTCCCACCACCTGAAGGTCCTGCGGGAAGCCGGGCTGGTCGACTGCGAGCGACGCGGCACCTGGGTCTACTACTGGCCGCTGCCTGAACGCCTGACCTGGATGTCGACCCTGCTGTCGGTCCCAGCCCCCACCGCGGGCTGATGCTCCGGACCCCACTGACGTGAGCCCGTCGCAACGCGAGGTCCGCTTCGTCGTGATCGGTGGCGGCCAGGCGGGCATGGCCACCGGCTTCTACCTGCGCCGCTCCGGCCTGATCCCCGGCGAGGACTTCGTGATCCTCGACGCAGCCGAGCAGCCCGGCGGTGCGTGGGCCCGGATGTGGCCGACGCTGCGGACGTTTTCTCCGACGCAATACTCGTCCCTGCCGGGCTGGATGATGCCTCCGTGGACCGGGGATTCCGGCTATCCGCTGGCAGCGCACGTCATCGACTACCTGACGCAGTACGAGAAGCGCTACGAGCTCGACGTACACCGATCCGTCGCGGTCAGCTCCGTGAAGGGCGAGAGCGAACGCCTTAGGGTTGGCAGCACCGATGGCGAGTGGCTGGCCGAACATGTGGTATCGGCGACCGGCACGTGGTCGAGACCGTTCGTGCCGACCTATCCTGGATCGTTCACCGGCCGGCAGCTCCACACGGCCGACTACCGGAACGCGAACGACTTCGTCGGCCAACGTGTGCTGATCGTCGGCGGCGGCAACTCGGCCGCGCAGATCCTCGCCGAGATCTCGGAGGTCGCCGCCACGACCTGGGTGACGCTTCGACCGCCACTGTTTCTGCCCGATGACGTCGATGGCCGCGCCCTGTTCGAGATCGCCACCAGCAGGCATCGCGCGCGGCAGCTCGGCGAACCCGACACCGCTGGTGTCTCCGGGCTCGGCGACATCGTGATGGTCGCGAGCGTCCGGGCTGCGCGCGAGCGCGGCGTACTGCATGCTCGGGAGCCGTTCGCCCGGCTGGTCGAGGACGGAGTCCGGTGGCAAGACGGCACCAAGTCCACGCACGACGCAATCATCTGGTGCACCGGCTTCCGGCCGGCACTCGGCCACCTCGCCCCACTCGGCCTCCGGGGACCGGAAGGCAACATCCCGATGGACGGCACCCGCTCGATCAAAGAACCCCGCCTGCATCTGATCGGCTACGGCGATTGGACAGGACCGGCGTCGGCGACGCTCATCGGCGCCGGCCGCACCGCCCGCGAGTTGGTCGCCGGCCTCAACCATC
The Kribbella italica DNA segment above includes these coding regions:
- a CDS encoding ArsR/SmtB family transcription factor yields the protein MSKQQLSLEPVGGCCVPIMDAALDGAAAAEGASVFKALADPIRLRLMSIIASAADEVCVCDLTPQFDVSGPTISHHLKVLREAGLVDCERRGTWVYYWPLPERLTWMSTLLSVPAPTAG
- a CDS encoding FAD-dependent oxidoreductase, with the translated sequence MSVASKDLPVVVIGGGPVGLAAAAQLAERGLEFVVLESGPGVAAAIDEWRHVKLFSPWRYDIDGAARRLLEQTSWIEPNLDDLPTGGDLIDSYLAPLAKSPQLADRIQYGAQVVAVTRVGFDRVRTAGREDAPFLVRLADGEELLAAAVIDAAGTWRRPNVLGGSGIPARGETELADAIETALPDVFGRDRERFAGRRTAVVGAGHSAATTLLELGELAENEPGTEILWVVRGQDQARTYGGGDADELPARGALGARLRKLVQSGLVELVSSFRIESISRTADGRAELAAGERRVVVDTIVNSTGFRPDHEMVGELRLDLDPILGSTRELAPLIDPNQHSCGTVPPHGADQLQHPEPGYYAVGAKSYGRAPTFLLATGYEQARSVVAALAGDWEAARDVRLNLPETGVCSSNLAYGDSADEAGGGCCGPAPQAVTISAPSGRGLATGISGGLLTVVESKPTTQSGCCG
- a CDS encoding ArsO family NAD(P)H-dependent flavin-containing monooxygenase; this encodes MSPSQREVRFVVIGGGQAGMATGFYLRRSGLIPGEDFVILDAAEQPGGAWARMWPTLRTFSPTQYSSLPGWMMPPWTGDSGYPLAAHVIDYLTQYEKRYELDVHRSVAVSSVKGESERLRVGSTDGEWLAEHVVSATGTWSRPFVPTYPGSFTGRQLHTADYRNANDFVGQRVLIVGGGNSAAQILAEISEVAATTWVTLRPPLFLPDDVDGRALFEIATSRHRARQLGEPDTAGVSGLGDIVMVASVRAARERGVLHAREPFARLVEDGVRWQDGTKSTHDAIIWCTGFRPALGHLAPLGLRGPEGNIPMDGTRSIKEPRLHLIGYGDWTGPASATLIGAGRTARELVAGLNHRD